Proteins co-encoded in one Corylus avellana chromosome ca9, CavTom2PMs-1.0 genomic window:
- the LOC132161970 gene encoding unknown protein 1-like → MRLMEVSQASPDQSKKRECQKSDEPAAVLVSLGPITPDSARDNGDFPVDFKSQITLLNNKVASFDSKCDRDEDPLVCILDGSPRTPKDDVFDPFAPGPDDLALAPPCNKYLHVSKGIIARRLHFDFSSIGAVEEEAGAQSLSDEEMLESVYENLLQVIISKQTEGLLSGISHVDCDSDGCRTPPSAPRLSGVADTCPGAPMKPTGKPRNIDLGLCRKLDF, encoded by the coding sequence ATGAGACTTATGGAGGTTTCACAAGCTTCTCCTGACCAATCTAAGAAACGCGAATGCCAGAAATCGGATGAGCCGGCGGCGGTGCTTGTTTCGCTAGGTCCTATCACTCCCGATTCCGCCAGAGACAACGGGGATTTCCCAGTTGATTTCAAATCCCAAATCACATTGCTTAACAATAAAGTGGCTTCGTTTGATTCTAAATGCGACAGAGATGAGGACCCATTGGTTTGTATCCTCGATGGCAGCCCtcggacgcccaaggatgatgTGTTCGACCCATTTGCGCCTGGCCCTGACGACTTGGCCTTGGCTCCCCCCTGCAATAAGTACCTCCATGTGTCCAAGGGCATTATTGCACGCCGCCtccattttgatttttcttccaTAGGAGCTGTGGAGGAGGAAGCTGGTGCCCAGTCCCTTTCGGATGAAGAGATGTTAGAATCGGTTTATGAGAATCTCTTGCAAGTTATAATCTCAAAACAGACCGAGGGTCTTCTCTCTGGGATTTCACATGTAGATTGCGATTCTGATGGGTGTAGAACACCTCCGTCTGCGCCACGTTTAAGTGGAGTTGCTGATACTTGTCCTGGGGCTCCTATGAAGCCCACTGGGAAACCAAGGAACATTGATTTGGGGTTATGCAGAAAGCTTGATTTCTGA
- the LOC132161969 gene encoding uncharacterized protein LOC132161969, which translates to MAEMKKDQIRLDPGNDSSNAIPRGGRAPLDAKLMKRRRCLFAAGGAALVLLMLLFIIALILALTVFKSKPPRVQLLSAAVEGVAPRISFPVIQVEFNLTLDIKFLVENRNYASFKHGQGKSLLLYQGNQVGEADIYAGLIPARGTATLPCRLTVEVDELASNLTGLINDVVGGNLVMETQTRIPGRINFLGIFKRHAVAVSACQLTISVPNMSISRQTCKQKTRL; encoded by the coding sequence ATGGCAGAAATGAAGAAGGACCAAATCCGCTTGGACCCGGGAAACGATAGCAGCAATGCAATTCCAAGGGGGGGAAGAGCCCCCTTGGACGCCAAACTAATGAAGAGACGCCGGTGTCTATTTGCAGCAGGGGGGGCTGCGCTTGTCTTGCTCATGCTGCTCTTCATAATTGCCCTGATTTTAGCCCTGACCGTCTTTAAGTCCAAACCACCCAGGGTCCAACTCCTCTCTGCAGCCGTTGAAGGCGTGGCTCCTCGCATCTCATTCCCTGTCATTCAGGTTGAATTCAACCTTACCCTTGACATCAAGTTCCTCGTTGAGAACCGAAACTACGCCAGCTTCAAGCATGGGCAAGGCAAGAGTCTCCTGTTATACCAAGGCAACCAGGTGGGAGAGGCTGATATCTACGCGGGTCTGATTCCTGCAAGGGGCACCGCAACACTTCCTTGCCGTCTCACGGTGGAGGTAGACGAGTTAGCATCCAACTTGACAGGTTTGATCAATGATGTAGTAGGTGGCAATCTAGTCATGGAAACGCAGACTAGAATTCCGGGCAGGATCAACTTCTTGGGGATTTTCAAAAGACACGCTGTTGCTGTATCTGCGTGCCAACTGACCATCTCTGTTCCAAACATGAGCATCAGCAGGCAAACTTGCAAGCAAAAGACTAGGCTTTGA